The Bartonella birtlesii IBS 325 genome has a window encoding:
- the tilS gene encoding tRNA lysidine(34) synthetase TilS: MRIRLAGNLFKTSDFIQCQKLILAVSGGSDSLALLFLVKDHLKTLSISPEIIAVTVDHQLREESAREALIVAEICRAHRIKHVTVRWEGKKPKTHIASSARIARYDLLFKEAQKQGATLIMTGHTLNDQVETYQMRSWRLQKGKNLQGEAFVGGYDGAYFTEAGENSTQDNSVIAKKKHGFMSVRGLSCMAREAVLRRKIRLIRPLLLVNRQTLRAYLRFRGKRWIDDPSNENCNFERVRVRQSFLPLKNFADVARKINKATLKRRQQAQMIADLILALDIMVEYGRCFIAKPAPFLQKHPGFSFVVGLFAVLMGGGFYLLSGKKLITLMQKFSCYTSKKQRFTYAGSVIEYNNSGIALWRESRNMKEAIVEPKTTFLWDGRYQITNCGANAIKVGAAGLQQLKSLLKNSSFDCDPLHFPSLQSLLMISNEKGYDIPELTDQAVFQQDIIVKRIMAPFEWIFLREDAAFVNIVEPFFNIEVKR, from the coding sequence GTGCGCATTAGACTAGCAGGAAATCTTTTTAAGACATCGGATTTTATCCAGTGTCAAAAATTGATTCTTGCAGTCTCTGGGGGGAGTGATTCTCTGGCTTTGCTGTTTTTAGTCAAAGACCATTTAAAAACTCTCTCTATTTCTCCGGAAATTATTGCTGTTACCGTTGACCATCAATTGCGTGAAGAATCCGCTCGTGAAGCTTTAATCGTTGCGGAAATTTGTCGTGCTCATCGCATTAAACATGTCACCGTGCGGTGGGAGGGAAAAAAACCAAAGACACATATCGCTTCAAGTGCTCGTATTGCACGTTATGATCTTTTGTTCAAAGAAGCGCAAAAGCAAGGTGCAACGCTTATTATGACAGGGCATACACTCAATGATCAGGTGGAGACTTATCAGATGCGCTCCTGGCGTCTCCAGAAAGGTAAGAATTTGCAGGGCGAAGCTTTTGTGGGTGGGTATGATGGGGCTTATTTTACAGAAGCTGGAGAAAATAGTACGCAAGATAACAGTGTTATTGCCAAAAAAAAACATGGGTTTATGTCTGTGCGTGGATTATCTTGTATGGCGCGTGAGGCGGTGTTGCGTCGAAAAATACGTTTAATTCGCCCTCTGCTTTTAGTCAATCGTCAAACATTGCGTGCTTATTTGCGTTTTAGAGGGAAGAGGTGGATTGATGATCCAAGCAATGAAAATTGCAATTTTGAACGTGTGCGTGTGCGTCAATCATTCCTTCCTCTCAAAAATTTTGCTGATGTTGCTCGAAAGATAAATAAAGCGACATTGAAGCGTCGGCAACAGGCACAAATGATTGCCGATTTGATTTTGGCTCTGGATATCATGGTTGAATATGGACGTTGTTTTATTGCAAAACCTGCACCATTCTTGCAAAAACATCCAGGTTTTTCCTTCGTTGTTGGGCTTTTTGCTGTGTTGATGGGAGGGGGTTTTTATTTGCTCTCTGGGAAAAAATTAATCACGCTTATGCAAAAATTCTCTTGTTATACATCAAAAAAGCAGCGTTTTACTTATGCGGGATCTGTTATTGAATATAACAATAGTGGAATCGCTCTTTGGCGCGAATCTCGAAATATGAAAGAGGCAATTGTTGAGCCAAAAACAACCTTTTTATGGGATGGGCGCTATCAAATTACCAACTGCGGTGCCAATGCCATAAAGGTTGGAGCAGCGGGTTTACAGCAGCTAAAATCTCTCTTAAAAAACAGCTCTTTCGATTGTGATCCTCTTCATTTTCCTTCTTTACAATCTTTATTAATGATCTCAAATGAGAAAGGATATGATATTCCAGAATTGACGGATCAGGCTGTTTTTCAACAAGATATTATCGTGAAACGTATTATGGCGCCTTTTGAGTGGATTTTTTTACGCGAAGATGCTGCTTTTGTGAATATTGTGGAACCTTTTTTTAATATTGAGGTGAAAAGATAA
- the pal gene encoding peptidoglycan-associated lipoprotein Pal, producing the protein MRSVSKIILHPLVMILLFSLSLVGCGKRQGGAFNAMNDAHLNAGFNQGAPGSGQEFTVNVGDRVFFSLDSSSIDSDAEAVLMRQAEWLLRYPSYSIMIEGHADERGTREYNLALGQRRAVAVRDYLVSLGVSTQRIQTISYGKERPVAVCDDISCWNQNRRAVTTLK; encoded by the coding sequence ATGCGCTCTGTCTCCAAAATTATCCTTCATCCTTTAGTGATGATCTTGTTGTTTTCATTGTCTTTGGTTGGTTGTGGCAAAAGGCAGGGTGGTGCATTCAATGCTATGAATGATGCTCATTTAAATGCTGGATTCAACCAGGGGGCACCAGGTTCAGGACAAGAATTTACTGTGAATGTTGGGGATCGCGTGTTCTTTAGCCTTGATTCTTCTTCCATTGATTCTGATGCTGAAGCTGTTCTTATGCGTCAAGCAGAATGGTTGCTTCGTTATCCTTCCTATTCTATTATGATTGAAGGACATGCTGATGAGCGTGGAACGCGTGAATATAATTTAGCACTGGGACAGCGTCGTGCTGTTGCTGTTCGTGATTATTTGGTTTCTCTTGGTGTGTCTACACAACGCATTCAAACGATTTCTTACGGGAAAGAAAGACCTGTGGCAGTATGTGATGATATTTCTTGTTGGAACCAAAATCGGCGTGCTGTTACAACACTTAAATAA
- a CDS encoding DUF1013 domain-containing protein, whose protein sequence is MATQLLMPKATAVWLVDNTALSFDQIAEFCKLHVLEVKAIADGEAAHGIKGLNPINSGQLTRSEIARVEADQNARLKISESRVRIPEKKRKGARYIPLSRRQDRPNGILWLVTNHPELKDAQIARLIGTTKATIEQIRLRTHWNSANLVPFDPVGLGLCSQIDLDFELQRAAKNRPALVEGDRSLLPASVTENIDLHEEPLENDHNKSFDADKVFAKLNALQKSRQDDDSEKDA, encoded by the coding sequence ATGGCAACGCAACTTTTGATGCCCAAGGCTACAGCTGTTTGGCTGGTTGATAATACTGCGCTTTCTTTTGATCAGATTGCAGAATTTTGCAAATTGCATGTGTTGGAAGTGAAAGCTATTGCTGATGGTGAAGCTGCTCATGGTATTAAAGGTCTCAATCCTATTAATTCTGGACAATTGACACGTAGTGAAATCGCTCGGGTGGAAGCTGATCAGAATGCGCGTTTGAAAATTTCTGAATCAAGAGTGCGCATCCCTGAAAAAAAACGTAAAGGTGCACGCTATATCCCGCTTTCTCGACGTCAAGATCGTCCAAATGGTATCTTATGGTTGGTGACCAATCATCCTGAGTTGAAAGATGCACAGATTGCACGGTTGATTGGGACAACAAAAGCAACCATTGAACAAATTCGGCTGAGAACCCATTGGAATAGCGCAAATTTGGTGCCTTTCGATCCCGTAGGGTTGGGATTGTGTTCACAAATTGATTTGGATTTTGAACTCCAGCGTGCGGCAAAAAATCGTCCTGCTCTCGTTGAGGGTGATAGATCTCTGCTTCCTGCATCTGTAACAGAAAATATTGATCTTCATGAAGAGCCGTTGGAAAATGATCATAATAAGAGTTTTGATGCCGATAAAGTTTTTGCAAAACTCAATGCACTACAAAAAAGCCGCCAGGATGATGATTCAGAAAAAGATGCTTGA
- a CDS encoding YebC/PmpR family DNA-binding transcriptional regulator has product MAGHSQFKNIMHRKGRQDAVRSKIFSKLAREITVAAKQGTPDPAMNPRLRLAVQNAKAQSMPKDNIERAIKKASGADVENYDEVRYEGYGPGGVAVIVEALTDNRNRTASNVRAAFTKSGGALGETGSVSFMFNRIGEIIYKLEAGTADHIMDAAIEAGADDVQSEETGHHITCAFEDIGEVSKILEAKLGEAESIKTIWKASTLAPVDEEKALSVLRLISTLEEDDDVQNVYANFDVSDEILAKLSS; this is encoded by the coding sequence ATGGCAGGTCATTCACAATTTAAAAATATTATGCACCGTAAAGGACGTCAAGATGCAGTGCGTTCGAAAATATTTTCTAAACTTGCACGTGAAATTACCGTTGCAGCCAAACAAGGAACTCCTGATCCAGCCATGAATCCACGCTTAAGGCTTGCTGTTCAAAATGCCAAGGCACAGTCGATGCCAAAAGATAATATTGAACGCGCCATTAAAAAAGCTTCAGGAGCCGATGTCGAAAATTATGATGAAGTCCGCTATGAAGGCTATGGACCAGGGGGGGTTGCTGTCATTGTTGAGGCTTTAACAGATAACCGCAACCGCACCGCTTCAAATGTGCGCGCTGCCTTTACCAAATCAGGTGGAGCACTCGGAGAAACAGGCTCGGTCAGCTTTATGTTTAATCGCATTGGTGAAATCATCTATAAACTGGAAGCAGGAACAGCAGATCACATCATGGATGCCGCCATAGAAGCAGGTGCCGATGATGTGCAATCAGAAGAAACCGGACACCACATTACCTGCGCCTTTGAAGATATTGGCGAAGTTTCTAAAATTCTTGAAGCCAAACTTGGCGAAGCCGAATCCATCAAAACGATTTGGAAAGCTTCCACCCTTGCACCGGTAGATGAAGAAAAAGCTTTATCCGTTTTACGGCTTATTTCCACATTAGAAGAAGATGATGACGTGCAAAATGTCTATGCCAATTTCGATGTTAGCGATGAGATTTTAGCAAAATTATCGAGTTAA
- the tolB gene encoding Tol-Pal system beta propeller repeat protein TolB translates to MTMTRHKFFSWFIVTCGLWLSSFSSVHAQLKGTISRADFNPIPIAITDFISNDSIGLKIAAVITADLERSGLFLPLDKASFFEKVSNPNRHPSFARWQKIKAQGLVTGQVIRETDGRLRVDFRLWDVFGQRQLKGRRFYTATERWRRVAHMIADEIYSEMTGESGYFDTRIVFIDETGPQNARVKRLAIMDQDGANLIYMSDGSELILTPRFSPKRQEITYMAYEDNQIPHVYLQQIEMGQRELIGTFENMTIAPRFSSDGQKVIMSLLQNDGSANLYTMDLRTRTMTRLTTTSAIDTSASYSPDGTQIVFSSDRSGRPQIYTMDADGNNIRRISSNEGSYSTPIWSPRGDYIAFTKQSEGQFSIGVMRPDGQGERILTTGFHNEGPTWAPNGRVLMFFRKNPGMGPKLYTIDITGRNERQLLTPNDASDPAWSPLLNMQ, encoded by the coding sequence ATGACTATGACGAGACATAAATTTTTTTCTTGGTTTATTGTCACTTGCGGTTTGTGGCTTTCGAGTTTTTCATCGGTTCATGCACAACTGAAAGGCACGATTTCTCGTGCTGACTTTAATCCAATTCCCATTGCAATTACCGATTTTATTTCTAATGATTCGATAGGTTTAAAAATAGCAGCCGTCATTACCGCTGATCTTGAAAGGTCAGGGCTTTTTTTACCGCTTGATAAGGCAAGCTTTTTTGAAAAAGTCTCCAATCCCAATCGGCATCCGTCTTTTGCTCGTTGGCAAAAAATAAAAGCACAAGGTTTGGTGACCGGGCAAGTGATAAGAGAAACCGATGGGCGCTTGAGAGTCGATTTTCGTTTATGGGATGTTTTTGGACAGCGTCAACTCAAAGGGCGGCGTTTTTATACCGCTACAGAACGTTGGAGACGGGTTGCGCATATGATCGCCGATGAAATTTATAGCGAAATGACAGGAGAAAGTGGTTATTTTGATACACGGATTGTTTTTATAGATGAAACTGGTCCCCAAAATGCACGTGTTAAACGTTTAGCGATTATGGATCAAGATGGAGCAAATTTGATTTATATGTCTGATGGCAGTGAATTGATTCTCACTCCTCGTTTTTCACCCAAACGGCAAGAAATTACCTATATGGCTTATGAGGATAATCAAATACCTCATGTTTATTTGCAACAAATTGAAATGGGGCAAAGGGAGTTGATCGGAACCTTTGAGAATATGACCATTGCTCCGCGTTTTTCTTCTGATGGACAAAAAGTGATCATGAGTTTGTTGCAAAATGATGGGAGTGCAAATCTTTATACTATGGATTTACGAACCCGTACAATGACGAGGCTTACAACAACTTCTGCTATTGATACATCCGCTTCTTATTCGCCTGATGGGACACAAATCGTCTTTTCATCAGACCGTAGTGGGAGGCCACAAATCTACACAATGGATGCGGATGGTAATAATATCCGGCGTATTTCTTCGAATGAGGGAAGCTATTCTACACCCATTTGGTCTCCACGGGGAGATTATATCGCCTTTACAAAGCAATCAGAGGGACAATTCTCTATCGGTGTGATGCGTCCTGATGGACAAGGAGAACGCATTTTAACTACGGGTTTTCATAATGAAGGACCAACTTGGGCGCCGAATGGACGTGTTTTGATGTTTTTTCGCAAAAATCCAGGTATGGGTCCAAAACTTTATACAATCGATATTACAGGACGCAATGAACGCCAATTGCTAACTCCCAATGATGCTTCTGATCCCGCATGGTCGCCATTGCTGAATATGCAATAA
- the tolR gene encoding protein TolR produces the protein MGVSVVSSGKKTRRRHHSRGQLMSEINVTPFVDVMLVLLIIFMVSAPLLVNGVPLDLPHSQAGPVQMDKAPLTISLDAQGRFAINQDYYDTSEALIAQLKSQFETDPVQKKQRIFVRAAKTLEYQQVLKLLAELQKAGFSQVALASLAQ, from the coding sequence ATGGGCGTTTCTGTTGTTTCTTCTGGAAAAAAAACACGTCGACGGCATCATTCGCGCGGTCAGTTGATGAGTGAGATTAATGTGACGCCCTTTGTGGATGTTATGCTGGTGTTGCTCATTATTTTTATGGTTTCTGCACCACTTTTGGTTAATGGTGTTCCCCTCGATTTGCCGCATAGTCAAGCCGGACCTGTACAAATGGACAAGGCTCCCCTCACCATTTCACTTGATGCACAAGGGCGTTTTGCTATTAATCAAGATTATTACGATACATCGGAAGCTTTGATTGCACAGCTTAAAAGCCAATTCGAAACAGATCCTGTACAAAAAAAACAACGTATTTTTGTGCGTGCTGCTAAAACACTCGAATATCAACAAGTGTTAAAGCTGCTTGCCGAACTGCAAAAAGCAGGCTTTTCACAAGTTGCTTTAGCAAGTCTTGCACAATAA
- the tolQ gene encoding protein TolQ, translated as MPQVELTNPEMIGILHLFMQAGFVVKIVMILLLLASVWSWAIIFDKIFTYRRIRREIKKFERTFWSGKALEDLYAECKSQRINSISAVFMAAMAEWKKSLEKGIHTSTNLQSRIDKAMDLTLGRESAKIESKLGFLATLGSAGPFIGLFGTVVGIMGSFLSISASQNTSLAIVAPGIAEALLATAIGLFAAIPAVIAYNKLINESARIITQIENFADEFSTIVSRRIDETRTANLSS; from the coding sequence ATGCCGCAGGTAGAGCTCACGAATCCAGAGATGATTGGGATATTGCATTTGTTTATGCAAGCGGGTTTCGTCGTTAAAATTGTGATGATTTTGTTGCTATTAGCTTCCGTATGGAGCTGGGCAATTATTTTTGATAAAATCTTTACCTATCGCAGAATACGGCGTGAAATAAAAAAATTTGAACGCACATTTTGGTCTGGAAAGGCGCTGGAAGATCTTTATGCAGAATGTAAAAGCCAGCGCATAAATAGTATCTCAGCCGTTTTTATGGCAGCCATGGCGGAATGGAAAAAATCCCTTGAAAAGGGAATTCATACATCAACAAATTTGCAAAGTAGAATCGATAAGGCTATGGATTTGACATTAGGGCGCGAAAGCGCAAAAATAGAATCAAAGCTGGGCTTTCTTGCAACCCTTGGATCTGCGGGGCCTTTTATTGGTCTTTTTGGAACAGTGGTGGGGATTATGGGCTCGTTTCTTTCTATTTCAGCTTCTCAAAATACTTCGCTGGCGATTGTTGCACCGGGTATTGCTGAAGCACTTTTGGCAACCGCTATCGGTTTGTTTGCAGCAATTCCTGCCGTTATTGCCTATAACAAATTGATCAATGAAAGTGCACGAATTATTACACAAATAGAAAATTTTGCCGATGAATTTTCAACAATTGTTTCACGACGTATTGATGAAACACGTACAGCCAATTTATCATCATAA